The genomic interval AATTTGTCtttaaatagttttaaaaaataactcTACTTATGATACCATAAATCAAGAATGGCATATTAATGTTGTATCGAAAAGAACTCCCATTCAAAGTTTCAATTATCAGATTTTTAAACAATCAAGCCACTTTGAGAAATACTTCGAAATATTGAATGACTCTGATATAAAATCTATTTGCACATTTTGTTGTTTGAATCACATAATGACAAAAGTGTCGGGAAGATGTAGATGTCACAACATTCCGAAACAGTTTTTGTAAAAGAGATGAAATTGGAGATAGATTTCATTACCTTTGTCAATGCACTGTTTTGAAGAACAGCaagaataaatatttgaaatgctACTACACTAAtccaaataaatacaaaatgaatcaACTCAATCAAGTGTTAAATAACAAGAAatagttcgctattttttgtgcttacatgtatattctcaaAACATTGAATGTTATATTTTCTGATCTTGTAATTTATCTAAgtttttcctttaattttttgaaaaacaaCCTTTGTACAAGAATATTCCTCATCTCATTTAGTAGCtcgcatttacatgtacatgtataaggcTTAAATTTAACAATTGCAGATAAAAATAGATAATGGATAAATGGGCCTTTTGCTCTTATAAAATTTgtcacctctcttctcgtgTGTGTGTGCGCGAGTGCTTGATGTGTACAAAGAAAAGGGAGTGGACAAATTTTAACAGCCCTGACAAAATAAATGGCAGTGAATGGACTAGCGAATTATTTCACaataaatgcttgattttttttgcacagCCAATTTCTACTAGTTAGACCTTACTTTTAGATCTTCAGACAGTTGTTCATCAAATGCCTTtgctcccctccccctccacaAAAACATTAATGTAGGAAGTTCATGGTATGTGGAGAAAGATGTTTTCTATAAACTCAAATCAATTCTAGACAGTAGCCTAGGTTAGTCTATGTTAGACTCGTACATTTGGCCATGAACATACATGTTGAACAGGTGATATAACTATTAATTTACTCAAAACCCTTTCCTTCTCATGTTATTTTCAGATATTTAGACTCAAAATGGATCGTGAGGATGAGGAATCTCTGATTGAGGAGAAAGAAGACGGGGAAGAAGAGGAGAGTCTATGGAGTAATCTACCAAACCACATTttggtttatattttttctttcttaaatcTGAGTGATCGTTGTCAAGCTTCCCTCACCTGTAAAGCATGGAGTGAGATATTTGGAACTCCATCTCTGTGGAGGAAGTTTAAGTTTTGTTTCTTCACAGAGTCTGATTCCTGCCAGCTAAAGTGCCTTGACCTCTATGGGAGTCAGCTCAGAAATGTGTGTGTGGTACTGAATCAAAAAGGGGAGGACAATCGCAAGAATGCTTGTGAGGTGATCAACCGTCTGGCAGAGTGCCCTGACCGCAGGCTTCAAGACATCACTGTACAGTTCACAACAGACAACCCCCTCTTCTTCAAAGGATCTGAGTTCCTCAATAGCCTTGCGTTGCTATTTGGACCTCCTGCCCCATCTGTGACTATGCACCACCAGCTACGCAAAATCGATCTTAGCCAATTGGAATTATCAATCAGTGATATCATGCTTGCTTTGATTGCAAATAATCACCCAAACCTAGAAGTTCTTAACATCCAGAATCACTCAATAAACTGCCATATCAGTACAGAGCACATGCTGGACCTTGTACGCAAGTGCAAGAAGCTGCGAGAACTCAGTACTTTCTACAAATCAGTATCCGACGATGTCTTTAAGGCTTTTGCTGATGCAGACCATGCACGTCTGGAATACCTGTCTCTTGCTTGTCGACGTGAGGAGAAGTACCATAAGCTACTGTCAGCAGACGCCTGGGATATACTTGTGGCTTCTTCGCCAAAGCTTCGAGTTAGTTTACTCTTTGACCACACCATCGAGCGGCATCAGATCAGATACATCTTGCATCCTCAGATTCCACTCACAGAGCTTGCCATGCGAACAATGTCAGAGCTCCACCATGAAGTCGGAATCGTTGCCTCCTTCTATCCTCGTACCCTAGAAGTCTTCATTGTCGTGACCAAGGGTTCCGAGTCCTTCAAGACGGAACTAATGAGGTTGGTGTCAACAGCACCTCATCTACGAGTCCTGCATTGCTTTTGCGGCTTGGACGTAGACACCATAGCCAAAATCAAAGAGCTTTGTCCAAACCTGGAGGAATCTACTCTGAAAACAGAAGATGACTTTAATGAGATGCAGAGGGTTTTCGTTGGTAGGGCTGCACGGAATACTGTCATGTCTGGCCGGTAAAGGGTTGGTTTGAATAACGTCAAATAATAAATCGTATTTTATCTTCACACT from Lytechinus pictus isolate F3 Inbred chromosome 2, Lp3.0, whole genome shotgun sequence carries:
- the LOC129254056 gene encoding F-box/LRR-repeat protein 8-like isoform X2, whose product is MHHHLVGLVVFTEALDLVCGIIIIKEHNWCSESSLSFQFQVVIQGLTTPQLSSLLIFRLKMDREDEESLIEEKEDGEEEESLWSNLPNHILVYIFSFLNLSDRCQASLTCKAWSEIFGTPSLWRKFKFCFFTESDSCQLKCLDLYGSQLRNVCVVLNQKGEDNRKNACEVINRLAECPDRRLQDITVQFTTDNPLFFKGSEFLNSLALLFGPPAPSVTMHHQLRKIDLSQLELSISDIMLALIANNHPNLEVLNIQNHSINCHISTEHMLDLVRKCKKLRELSTFYKSVSDDVFKAFADADHARLEYLSLACRREEKYHKLLSADAWDILVASSPKLRVSLLFDHTIERHQIRYILHPQIPLTELAMRTMSELHHEVGIVASFYPRTLEVFIVVTKGSESFKTELMRLVSTAPHLRVLHCFCGLDVDTIAKIKELCPNLEESTLKTEDDFNEMQRVFVGRAARNTVMSGR
- the LOC129254056 gene encoding F-box/LRR-repeat protein 8-like isoform X1 translates to MHHHLVGLVVFTEALDLVCGIIIIKEHNWCSESSLSFQFQVVIQGLTTPQLSSLLIFRLKMDREDEESLIEEKEDGEEEESLWSNLPNHILVYIFSFLNLSDRCQASLTCKAWSEIFGTPSLWRKFKFCFFTESDSCQLKCLDLYGSQLRNVCVVLNQKGEDNRKNACEVINRLAECPDRRLQDITVQFTTDNPLFFKGSEFLNSLALLFGPPAPSVTMHHQLRKIDLSQLELSISDIMLALIANNHPNLEVLNIQNHSINCHISTEHMLDLVRKCKKLRELSTFYKSVSDDVFKAFADADHARLEYLSLACRREEKYHKLLSADAWDILVASSPKLRVSLLFDHTIERHQIRYILHPQIPLTELAMRTMSELHHEVGIVASFYPRTLEVFIVVTKGSESFKTELMRLVSTAPHLRVLHCFCGLDVDTIAKIKELCPNLEESTLKTEDDFNEMQRVFVGRAARNTVMSGR